The uncultured Cohaesibacter sp. genomic sequence CAAAGCCCTGCTTCCGGCAGAGCGGTGTCAGCGTCGACCCTATCACGTCGCGCAATTGTACCGCTCCCCTTTTGCGGAAGCCTGTCTGGGCAGTTTGGCGCAGCCGCGTATCAGCGGTTCTGCTTTTGCTGTCTTGTTTTTTCTTCATGCCAACAGCCGATCCTGTTTATCCGACTGATCAACCAACGGCACCCAAAGCTGGCATTTCTGCCTTTCACATGAGGTGCTGCTTATAATTTAAGCTGATTTGCAGGGTTAATCCAGTTTAACCATGCAAGATTAACGAGATACCGTAAAGATTGCGGCAAATTTACGATTCTTTTCATGAAGTTGACCAATTTTCATAAACAAAAAGCAGTAGAGCCTCATCTTCAGCGTGTTTTCCCATAACACTCCCCAAGAGGCATGGAAACAGACCGCTTGCGCTTCAAGGAACGCAACAGAGCGACGAGAAACGCCTCGAAGTGGAACCGTTAACCTTTTGTTATCTATAATTTTTTGACTCTTGTTGCGCTGTTGGATCAATTTGCACAAAAAAGCACAAGTTGACGCTTTTGCTTAACCGCTGGTTTACCATGATGGCTCAGGATAGCCTTGTCGGAAGGGTGATCGGGTTTTGATCACTCCAGATATTTCCAATTTGGGTAGTGCTTTTCGGGCTGCTCGATCGGGTGTCATTCCGGCATTTGCAGCAAGACCGCTGATGTCAAAATCACGGGATTTGCTCTCGGGTGAAATTCAGTTGAGTAGAGTGTATGCGTATGCGTTCGAATGTATCCCTACGGTCGGATTTCGACCAGACCGAAGCCGGCCTCGCAGATAGGCTTGATACCATCATGAAGGGCGACTGCGTTGCCCAACTGGAAAAACTTCCCAAGCATTCCGTTGACGCGATCTTCGCAGATCCCCCCTATAATCTTCAGTTGGGTGGAGGTCTGACGCGGCCGGACCAGTCCGAAGTGGACGGGGTCACCGATGCGTGGGACCAGTTTGAGAGCTTTGAGGCCTATGATGCCTTTACCCGCGCCTGGCTTCTGGCCTGCAAGCGCGTGCTCAAGCCAAACGGCACCATCTGGGTCATCGGCTCCTACCACAATATCTTCCGCGTCGGCTCGATCATGCAGGACATCAATTTCTGGCTCCTCAATGACGTGGTCTGGATGAAGACCAACCCGATGCCGAATTTCCGCGGCAAGCGCTTTACCAATGCGCATGAAACCATGATCTGGGCGAGCCGCGACAAGAATTCCAAATATACCTTCAACTATGAAGCGCTGAAGGCTTTCAATGATGACGTTCAGATGCGTTCGGACTGGACGCTGCCGATCTGCACCGGTCATGAGCGGCTCAAGGGAGACGATGGCAAGAAAGTCCATCCGACCCAGAAGCCGGAAAGCCTGCTGTATCGCGTGCTGCTCTCTTCAACCAATCCGGGCGATGTAGTGCTTGATCCTTTCTTTGGCACCGGCACGACTGGCGCGGTGGCCAAGAAGTTGGGCCGTCACTTCATTGGTGTCGAGCGTGATCGTGATTATATCGCAGCCGCACAAGCCCGTATCGATGCCGTCGAGCCGGTGGATCTGGGTGCGCTCAGGACCACACAGAGCAAGCGCGCTGCGCCCCGCATTCCGTTTGGGCGTCTTCTCGAAGAAGGGCTGCTTGAACCGGGCGTGGAACTCACCGACAAGCGCGGCAAGTATTCCGCCATGGTGCGTGCCGATGGCTCTCTGATTTCAGGCAGCCACACCGGCTCCATTCACAAGGTGGGCGCTCTGGTGCAGGGACTTGATGCCTGCAATGGCTGGACCTACTGGCATTTTGACAAGGATGGGGCACAGGAACCAATCGATAACCTGCGCCAGATCATTCGCGACGCAGCTTAAGGGCGCGTGGCAACAGGCGGCTTTCGCAGTCGCCATCGAGCTTAACCAAGGAGATGTTCGAAGTTTCGGCTTTTTTGGTGAAATTCATTCAAGATCCGACGTCGTCTGCCTGAGGTTTTGCGTAGCAGACGACCAAGGCTTGATCTGACCGAATTGCGACCTCAGATATTTCACCCACCTGGAGGCGGCCCACTGGCCGCCTTTTTATTTGGCCTGTCAGATATGCTTCTCGAAAAACAGATCCGGATAGGGATCTTCATTGAAGCGTTCGATCTCAGTCCAGCCGAGTTTGTGATACATGGCCACCGCATCGCTGAGCACGCTGTTGGTGTCCAGTCGCAGGCACTTTATGCCAAGTCCCCTCGCCTCATTCTCTGCCTCGGTCATCATGCGCTTGGCCAGCCCCATACCGCGTGCCGACGGCACGATCCAGAGCCGTTTGAGCTCTGCGTAGCCTTTGTCCGTTCCCTTAAGACCGATGCAGCCGATGGGCATGCCATCCAGCATGGCCAAAAGGAAAGCGCCGCGCGGATGCTCCATATCGCTGGCTTCCGGATCGGCTGAGAGATTGACGTCAAAGCCGCTTTTGAGGTTCCTTGCCAGTTCCTCATAATAGGCTTCAAGGCACACCACGGCACGGGGATCCAGCGGCGAGACGCATTCAATCGTCGTGCGCTGGAAGCCAAGCGCTGTTGCCACAACATCCATGGCCTGCAACAGAGTTTCCGGATGCGGATGACGCGCCACGATATCTGCGGCCTGTTTGTCTGACAGGGCCTCATAGGCGGAGAATTCCTCTCCGCCAGACTTCGTCAGTGTGGCAATTCTGCGACGGGCATCCGTTTCGCTGGCCGATACCGTGATCAACCCTTCTTCCTCCAAGCCACGCAGGATGCGGCTCATGAGCCCGGAATCCAGCCGCAAGTAGCTTCGGATTTCGGCAATATCTGTGATGCCCCGCCCGATGGCGTTGAGCACGCGAGCAGGCCCCAACGGGCGCCCTCGCCCCAGAAAGGATGCATCAAGCACCCCTGCTTCCGTGGTAACAGCGCGATGAAATCTGCGTGTGCGGGCAACCGGATCTGTCAGCATCCTGATGACTCCCTTTGCTATTTTGACTTTTGGCTTTCCCTTGGAAGGGCAATCCTATCAGGCATTTTGAATTTACCTGACTTTAGTCAGAAAAATAATCCAAGGCAATCGTCACTTTTAAAATCCCACGGATTTTTATTCACGCCATATAGCAGCAGGAAGACAGGCCAATAGAGGCCAAAAGAAGCAGGCCGGAAGGCGCAGGAGTTAGAGCCCCTCTCCTCTGCCCTCCGGGCCGGAATAGTCGCGCTCGACCTTGGCCACGCGCAGCTCGTAATGCGCATACCAATCCTCGATCCCGAGGCGCTGGGCAACCAGATGCTCGGCATTGCGCTTCCAGCCGAGCATGCTCTCCTCATCCTTCCAGTAAGAAACGGTTATGCCAAAGAGCGCTCCATCGCGGGTGCTTTCCGCTCCCAGACAACCGGGTTGCTCAAGGGCGAGCTTGTACATGGCATCCCCCATCGCCTCATAGCCTTCATGCTCATCCCGGAGCTGGTTGGAGAAGATCACGGCATAATAAGGTGGCTTTGGGGTTTTGGCGAAACGGTCTGACACGCGAAGGCCTCTCAACAAACGGGAAGGGGAAATAGAGTGCGCGTTGCCTTGATCAAAAGCCGCCGACAGGCAGCCGCTCAGGCATCAAGGGCTTTGCGCATGGTGATGGATGTAACGTGATCATAGCCCGGATGGGCCGTCTCTGCGGTTTTGACGAAGCCCAGGGCGGCAAAGATCTGATGATTTTCAACAAGCTCGATGCGGGTTTGCAATTCCAGTGTATGATAGCCCAATGCCAGCGCTCTCTGTTCGGCCACCTCGACCATACGAGCCCCGAGCCCCTGACCGCGCGCATCGGAAGCGACCGCCAGCTTGCCCAGATAGAGACAGTCGGGCTTCTTTGAGAGGAAAACACAGGCCTGCACTGGTGCGCCAAGGGACCAGACTTCACCGGTTTCGCATTGGCGCGCGACATCGGCAAGGGTCAAGTTCAGCATGGAGCTGGGCGGATCGATCCGTCCGTCCATATAGGCAAAGCTCGTCTGAATCAGATCCAGAATATCGCCCAGTTCCGGATCTTCTGGCTTATGCTGTTTTGCATCTTTTATCATGTATCAAATTCCACAACTTTTCGAAATACGGTTGGCAGTGCTTCGCCCTTGATGGCACGCGATGTCGACCACCAGCCTTCCGTCGTGGGGGCTGGTGCATCTGAAGCCGCTTCATAGATATCCAGTAGAAGATGGAAATGGGTGAAAGTGTGTGTCACCTGCCCCGTTTTCCTTTTGAAGTCAATTCCGTCAGGGGCATTTTCAAGGGCGGTGGCGGGATCAAAGCCTTCCCCTGCCTTTTTGTCAAACCAGTTGGTGGTCGGCACGGCCGCCATGGAGGCCAGCAGCCCCTTCTCCGGCCGTTTAACCAGCCAAAGCGCGCCATCGCTGCGCCGGATGAGAAAGGCCGCGCCGCGACGGGTCGGCTTTTCCTTCTTGGGGGCCTTGACCGGATAGCGTTCCATATCGCCAACGGCTTGGGCTGCGCAAGCGCCGTCAAATGGACAAAGAGCACAGGCTGGTTTTCTGGGACTGCAAAGGCTTGCCCCCAGATCCATCATGGCTTGCGCAAAATCCCCCGGACGCTCTTGCGGGGTCAACTCAGCCATCTTCTGCTTGATAGGCTTCTTGGCAGCTGGCAGCGCTTCTTCTATGCGATAAAGCCGCGCAAGGATGCGCTCGATATTGCCATCGACCACGGCAACGGGCTCATCAAAGGCGATGGCTGCAATGGCGGCGGCGGTATAGTCACCGATGCCGGGCAGAGACTTCAGCTCGGGAACCGTCTCGGGAAAGCGGCCACCAAGGTCGTTCACCACTGCGCGGGCGCATTTGTGCAGATTGCGGGCGCGGGAATAATAGCCGAGCCCTGCCCACGCCTTGAGAATATCGTCTTCCTCTGCGGCAGCCAGATCGGCAACTGTGGGCCAGCGGGCCAGAAAGGCCGTGAAATAGTCCTTCACCGCTCCGACCGTTGTCTGCTGGAGCATGATTTCGCTCAGCCAGACATGATAGGGCTCGGGCAAAACGCCAAGCGCAGCATCCGCAGGTGAGGTCCTCCATGGCAATGTACGGTGGTGTCTGTCATACCAGGCCAGAAGCAAGGATGCATCTGCGGCGGCAAGGGCTTTGCTGGCGAGATCGGTCACAATGGTCTTTTCATCCAACGCGGTCTGGTCCTTAATTGATCATTGCATGCTTGTTCCGCTCATTCGAGGATCAGTCATACGGGCAGGAAGCGTCCGGCAGGGATGGAATGAGCAAACGGGACGGGTTTCAAGATTCGGGCCAGATCGCAGTCTGGCTCACCAGATGCCATGAAATCAAGCCTTATGCCACTCGATAGTCGATGGTTCCGCAGGCGACACTTCCAAGAAAAACAAATTCAAAAATAAGAATTCATCTCATTGTTTTGAGTAATTTACCAGAATAAAAATAGGTAAAATGTATATATTTTACCCAACTGTAGGTAAAAAATCACAAATTAACAGCTATAAATGTGAAATTAAAATAAATTACACATTCCTTAACCTCTACATTGCTTACTTGTTTTGAAGTTCCTTCCCTATATTTCCCGCATCTCAACAATATGGGAATTCACTTATCTAGTTTCCAGGATCAGGTCATGTCTACCAAACAGTTCTCTTTCTTGCCGAAATGGGTGACATCTATCAAAGCAAAGATTTTTTCTATCGTATTGCTTTCCGCCATCGGCATCGCAGCCTTGGCAGTGCAGTCAGGCCTCACCTCCAGGGATGACCTGATGGCCAGCAAGGAAACGGAACTGGCACATCTTGTCGAGTCAGCCCAAGGCATTGCCGAGAAGTTCAGAGATCACGCGCAAAAGGGCCTTTTAACGCAAGAAGAAGCTCAACAACGCGCCAAGGAAGCCATCTCCATGATGCGCTACAATGGCGGCGACTATTTCTTCGTTCTTGATACCAGCGGCCATATGCTGATGCACCCATTCAATCCGGATATGGTTGGCAAGGATACAACGGGCAAGAAAGACATAAACGGGGTATATACCACTCGCAGCTTTATCCAGATTGCAAAGGAACAGGGCGCCGGAGCGGTTAAATATGTCTGGCCCAAACCGGGGGCAACAGAAGCAAGCCCGAAAATGTCCTATGTCAAGATGTTTGCCCCATGGGGCTGGATTATCGTGACCGGCGTCTATATCGACGATTTAAATACGATGTATCACCACAACATCGAGAAGCTGCTGCTTTCCTCCGGTTTGATTGCGCTGATCATTGTTGTTCTGTCCGCGCTCACCGCCTTTTCCATCACACGACCTCTTGGCAAAGCGGTGGGGACGACCCGCAAGCTTGCTGACGGGGATCTCGACGTGGATATTCCAAATACCGAACGCAGCGACGAGATCGGTGCTCTTGGCCGCGCTCTGATTATCTTTCGCGATGGTGCAAGGCAGAGAAAAACCATGGAACAGGAGCAGGCCGAGCAGAAGCTGCTCAACGAAGAGCAGCAACGCCAGATGCTGTTAGATATGGCGGATCGCTTCGACAGCTCTGTTAGCCAGATCATCAAGACTGTGGCGCATGCTGCGACCGGATTTGGCCATCAGACCGAGCAGCTTGCCACCCGCTCGAAAGAGAATAGCGACCGTGTCAAGACGATCTCGGAAGCCATGGCAGCCACGAGCAGCAATGTTCAGACCGTTGCGGGCGCTTCGGAAGAGATGACCACATCCATTGCGGAAATCGTCTGCCAGATAGACGAAACCAACAACTATTCCCGTACGGCCGTGGATGAAGTGCAGAAGGCCACGAGCGTGATCGGCTCCCTGTCGCAATCGTCCAAGGCTATCGGCCAGATTGTCGGCCTCATCAAGGATATCGCCGAACAGACCAACCTGCTGGCGCTCAATGCGACCATCGAAGCAGCCCGCGCTGGCGAAGCGGGGCGCGGCTTTGCTGTGGTTGCTGCCGAGGTCAAGGAACTGGCTTCCCAGACGGGCAAGGCAACAGAAGAGATTGCTGATCAGGTCAACACAATTCAGCACACTATCTCCGATGCAGTGGTCGCGATTGAACATGTGGATGGAACGATTGGACAGCTCAGCCGCATTTCCAGCACCATCGCTTCTGCTGCCGAGCAACAGGGCGCTGCGTCTCAGGAAATCAGTTGCAGCATTTCCGAAGCCGCCCAGAATAGTCTTCAGGTGACGGATAATGCCGAGGCGCTCAATAATCTGGCCATGGAAAATGATCAGGCAGCCGACGACATGTCCATCCATGCAGCCGATCTGGAAACCCAGATTGCCAATCTCTCCGAACATGTCGATACATTCCTCTCGACCATTCGCGAGCAGAATCAGCAAGTCAGTGTGACAGCCGCCTGACCGGTAGCCTCAATTTGTTGCCCTTGATGGCGAAGAAAAAAGCCCCCGTCGATTTGTAAGAATCAATGACGGGGGCTTTTTGTATTTAGAAGGGTGACCGATCAGACGTTCATCAGGCCGCAATATCCACGCTGGAGCCTTCTTGCTCGCTCGCGGGGGCCTTCATCGCA encodes the following:
- a CDS encoding site-specific DNA-methyltransferase; translation: MRSNVSLRSDFDQTEAGLADRLDTIMKGDCVAQLEKLPKHSVDAIFADPPYNLQLGGGLTRPDQSEVDGVTDAWDQFESFEAYDAFTRAWLLACKRVLKPNGTIWVIGSYHNIFRVGSIMQDINFWLLNDVVWMKTNPMPNFRGKRFTNAHETMIWASRDKNSKYTFNYEALKAFNDDVQMRSDWTLPICTGHERLKGDDGKKVHPTQKPESLLYRVLLSSTNPGDVVLDPFFGTGTTGAVAKKLGRHFIGVERDRDYIAAAQARIDAVEPVDLGALRTTQSKRAAPRIPFGRLLEEGLLEPGVELTDKRGKYSAMVRADGSLISGSHTGSIHKVGALVQGLDACNGWTYWHFDKDGAQEPIDNLRQIIRDAA
- a CDS encoding GNAT family N-acetyltransferase, which produces MIKDAKQHKPEDPELGDILDLIQTSFAYMDGRIDPPSSMLNLTLADVARQCETGEVWSLGAPVQACVFLSKKPDCLYLGKLAVASDARGQGLGARMVEVAEQRALALGYHTLELQTRIELVENHQIFAALGFVKTAETAHPGYDHVTSITMRKALDA
- the mutY gene encoding A/G-specific adenine glycosylase is translated as MDEKTIVTDLASKALAAADASLLLAWYDRHHRTLPWRTSPADAALGVLPEPYHVWLSEIMLQQTTVGAVKDYFTAFLARWPTVADLAAAEEDDILKAWAGLGYYSRARNLHKCARAVVNDLGGRFPETVPELKSLPGIGDYTAAAIAAIAFDEPVAVVDGNIERILARLYRIEEALPAAKKPIKQKMAELTPQERPGDFAQAMMDLGASLCSPRKPACALCPFDGACAAQAVGDMERYPVKAPKKEKPTRRGAAFLIRRSDGALWLVKRPEKGLLASMAAVPTTNWFDKKAGEGFDPATALENAPDGIDFKRKTGQVTHTFTHFHLLLDIYEAASDAPAPTTEGWWSTSRAIKGEALPTVFRKVVEFDT
- a CDS encoding antibiotic biosynthesis monooxygenase; translation: MSDRFAKTPKPPYYAVIFSNQLRDEHEGYEAMGDAMYKLALEQPGCLGAESTRDGALFGITVSYWKDEESMLGWKRNAEHLVAQRLGIEDWYAHYELRVAKVERDYSGPEGRGEGL
- a CDS encoding bifunctional helix-turn-helix transcriptional regulator/GNAT family N-acetyltransferase; translation: MLTDPVARTRRFHRAVTTEAGVLDASFLGRGRPLGPARVLNAIGRGITDIAEIRSYLRLDSGLMSRILRGLEEEGLITVSASETDARRRIATLTKSGGEEFSAYEALSDKQAADIVARHPHPETLLQAMDVVATALGFQRTTIECVSPLDPRAVVCLEAYYEELARNLKSGFDVNLSADPEASDMEHPRGAFLLAMLDGMPIGCIGLKGTDKGYAELKRLWIVPSARGMGLAKRMMTEAENEARGLGIKCLRLDTNSVLSDAVAMYHKLGWTEIERFNEDPYPDLFFEKHI
- a CDS encoding cache domain-containing protein; the encoded protein is MSTKQFSFLPKWVTSIKAKIFSIVLLSAIGIAALAVQSGLTSRDDLMASKETELAHLVESAQGIAEKFRDHAQKGLLTQEEAQQRAKEAISMMRYNGGDYFFVLDTSGHMLMHPFNPDMVGKDTTGKKDINGVYTTRSFIQIAKEQGAGAVKYVWPKPGATEASPKMSYVKMFAPWGWIIVTGVYIDDLNTMYHHNIEKLLLSSGLIALIIVVLSALTAFSITRPLGKAVGTTRKLADGDLDVDIPNTERSDEIGALGRALIIFRDGARQRKTMEQEQAEQKLLNEEQQRQMLLDMADRFDSSVSQIIKTVAHAATGFGHQTEQLATRSKENSDRVKTISEAMAATSSNVQTVAGASEEMTTSIAEIVCQIDETNNYSRTAVDEVQKATSVIGSLSQSSKAIGQIVGLIKDIAEQTNLLALNATIEAARAGEAGRGFAVVAAEVKELASQTGKATEEIADQVNTIQHTISDAVVAIEHVDGTIGQLSRISSTIASAAEQQGAASQEISCSISEAAQNSLQVTDNAEALNNLAMENDQAADDMSIHAADLETQIANLSEHVDTFLSTIREQNQQVSVTAA